GAAATTAATATGCAAGGTACCACTCTGTTAATAGCCACCCATGACCGAGATGTAGTTGACAAAATGAACAGGCGGGTATTGGAAATGAAGGACGGCGTCCTGGTCCGCGATGTTAACAGAGGGGTGTATGTAAATGAAGCTTAGAAACGTGTCCCATTTCTTCCGTGAGGCGGGAGTGGGTATTTGGCGCAATGGCTGGATGAGTTTTGCCTCGATTGTTGTTGTTGTCCTTACGTTGTTAATTATGGGTTCGTTTACGATTATCAATCTCAACATTCAGGCCATCACCGATGAAATTAAAAGCCAGGTTGAGATCATTGCTTATCTGGAAGAAGAGACTGAGGAAGAGCCGGAAGCGGTGGATGAGTTGCGCTCCCAACTAACGGCCCTTAACGGCGTGCAGCAGGTGTCTTACGTCACCAAGGACGAGGCCTTGGACCGACTGCGGGAACGCTTGGGCGACCGGGCCGGCATAACCGATGGTCTGGAGCGTAATCCCCTGCCTTCCAGTTTTGAGGTTCGTCCCCATGATCCCGAGCAGACAGCACAATTGGCGGCGTCAATTGCCGCTCTCCCGGGAGTGGAAAGTGTTGACTTCGGACAGGAAATTGTCGATCAATTGCTGGCATTTACCGATGGAGTGCAAATGTTTGGCTATGCTATCATAGCATTCCTGGGTGTAATATCGCTGTTCCTGATTGCCAACACCATTAAACTCACCGTCTACTCCCGTCGGCGTCAGATTAATATCATGAAGTTTGTCGGCGCTACCGATTGGTTCATCCGGTGGCCATTTATTCTCGAAGGTGTGTTCCTTGGGTTTTTGGGGGCGCTGATTACGTACTTGATTCTGTTTTACGGGTACAGCGTGCTTTACCAGAATGCCAGCGCCTGGATGTACCATAATTTCATGTCAGTGCGGATGGTGGTGCCGGAGGTGGCAAGCAGGGAACTGCTGAGGATATTATTTGCCATGGGTGCCGGGATTGGCGCTGTGGGCAGCGGCATTTCGGTGCGCAGGTTCCTCAAGGTCTAAATTCGGGGGGTGAGGTGATAGGTTAACATGGGCAATTAGGGTGATAAAAACGGGCTTCCGGGATGCCTGGGGGCGTCCCGGCGGCCTACAGTTATAAGAGAAGCATTTGGGAGGAGGGGACTTGAAAGTGACTCGTAATAGATGGAAGTTATACACAGTATTGATGTTGGTTGTAACCTTAGTTATCGGCATGGCATTGCCGGCTTTCGCCAGTCTAGACGATGCCCGGGATGAATTGGATGAGATTCGCCGGGAGCGGGAGCAGATGGAAGCGGAAATGGAAGCAGCTCAATCAGAACTGGAACGGCTGGTCAATCGTCTAGAGCGGTTGGAGTCTGATTTGGTCAGCGCGCAACAGACTCTAGTCCGCCTCAACAGGGAAATCAGTGAAGCGGAAGATCTGATTGCCCGCCAGGCAAAAAAGATTGAAGAAACCATCAAGGAGATAGAGGAAACAGAAACATATCTGGAAGAGCAGACCGAATACCTCGAAGCGCGTCTGCAATCAATGTATAAAAACGGCACCGTAAGTTATCTCGAGGTTCTGTTCTCTGCCACCAGTTTTACCGACTTCTTGTCCCGGTTTGGATTTTTACGTTCGCTGATTGAATCAGATGTGGAGTTGGTGGAAGCAATCGAGGCTGCCCGGGATAAGTTGGAAGAGGACAAGGCGTTTCTGGAAGCGGAACTAGAGCGTCAAGAAGAGCGTCGGGATCAGCTTGCTGAGGACCGGGTCAAGGCTGAACAGGAGCAGGTTCGTATTTCCGATATGATTAGTGAGCAACAACGTTTACGGGATGCGGCCCAGGCCCAGATGAGCGAAACCGAGGAATATATCCGCGGTCTCGAGCAAGATGAGAAGCATATGGAGGACTTGATTCGCCGAATGGAGGAGGAAGGTAGGTTTAACGAGGGCGAAGCTCCTTCCCAGCTGTTCTGGCCGGTGGTTCTCCAGGACACAGGTTCGAAGGTTTACTTCATTATCAGCGGCTGGCGGACACCGTCCCGTCCCAATCACAATGGTATCGATATCGCCCCGCCCCACTTCAATAGTATTGGCCATCGCAATTACGGCGGAAGCAATCCGGCCATTGCAGTCGCCTCTGCCAGCGGCACGATTCTGGAAGCGGGCTGGAATAATTCCTATGGCTGGTATGCGATTATCGACCATGGCGGCGGTTGGTGGACCAGATATGCCCATTTGCATCTAAAACCGGACTATAGTGTGGGCGATTTTATTGCCGCCGGTCAAATGGTGGGCTACATCGGCAGCACCGGAAACAGTACCGGACCGCATTTGCACTATGAGGTTTATATCAACGGCACGCGTGTTAACCCAGAACCGTTGTTGACGCGGTAATAGTTGCTGCGTTTTGGAATATACTTTAGATAGCGTTTTACAGGCCATCTCTAATCAAGATGGCCTCTGTTTTAGGAAGGCAGGTGTGTTTGTACATGAATAAACAACGTATTTATAAGGTGCTGGCTGTGATTTTGGTGGTTGGCCTATTGGCCTCCGGCAGTGTGCTGGGTTTTGTGTTTGGATATTCCCGGGGCATCAACAGTCAACAGGCAATGTGGCGAAGCGGTGAATGGGGAAAACTGAACGATGCGCTCTACCATATCGAAAACTTCTACATCAACGAGAGCGATCGGGAGCAGCTTCTGGAGGGCGCATTGCGGGGGCTGGTTGACAGCCTCGAAGACCCCTATAGTTCTTACTTGAACGCGGAAGAAATGGAGGAAATGGAAATCTCCTCCGGAGGCAGTTATTCCGGCATCGGAGTGGAAGTGACCATGGAAGACAACCGCATCACCATCCTCGCTCCCTTCCGTGGCTCTCCGGCAGAAGATGCGGGGTTGATGCCCGGCGACAAAATCGTCGAGGTGGATGGCCGTAATCTGGAGGGAATGAATCTTGACGACGCCATCAAATATATCCGCGGTGAGGCGGGGACCGAGTTGACCCTGGGGATTATCCGGGAAGGCCGCGCCAATATCTTTCACGTTACCCTGACCCGGGCGGAGATTCACCGCAGTTCAGTGGAGTATCAGATGCTCACCAACGATATTGGATATTTGAACTTGACCCGTTTTGCCGACGGCTCCACCGAAGAGTTTGCCCAGGCAGTTACCGATCTGCGGAGTCAGGGGATGGATGGATTAATTTTAGATCTCAGGGGCAATCCCGGCGGTTATCTGGATGTGGCAATCAACATCGCTCGCCAGGTTGTGCCTGAGGGCTTGATAGTCTATACCAAAGACCGTGATGGTGAGCGAACCAGCGAGTTTCGCTCCAATCTTAGGGAACGGGGCTACCCCATGGTTTTGCTGGTCGATGAGTTAAGCGCCAGTGCCTCGGAGATTCTTGCCGGCGCCCTTAAGGATTCTGACGGGGCTGTGTTGGTGGGTGCAAACACGTATGGCAAGGGGACGATTCAACGCTATTACGAGCTGGGTGACGGATCAGTTGTCAAGCTAACTATGTCTAGGTTCTATACCCCCAACGGGTTGCGGATTGACGGAAATGGGGTCGCTCCCGATTACGAGGTGGAACTGGAAGCAGCCGCCCGGTTGCCCCACTTGCCGTTCTTGGGCACGATTGAACCCGGCGACGATAAATTAAATGTGGTGCAGTTACAAATGATGTTGGAGGCTTTGGATTACTATCAAGGTGAGGCCACTGGCTACTATGATGAAGCGACTGTTGCCGCCGTACGGGCGTTTCAGAATGCCAACAATCTGTCGGCCAGCGGTCTTGTCGACCGCCAGACTACCGAGCGACTGAACCAGCGATGGGAAACGTACTCCAGGGATGCAGATACTCAGTTGGCTAAGGCCCGCGAACTGATTCAGGATTTGATCAGGCAGGAGAACTGAGATGCCGCCACTCTGGGAGTTGTTTGAGTTAGTTGTCCAGAGCTATGTTTACGCTATATTGGGGGTCGGCATGGGAACTTTGTTTCCATTCCTGTTGATGATAGTGCTGACAATTGTTTTCATGCAGCATAACCGTCAGGCCCAGCTGGAGACTCAGCTCTTTGGTATGCCCTTCTCCCGGCCGCTGCGCCAGACCTTGGTCTCACTGGGATATGGCTTGATTGGCGGTCTGTTGGCCAGCATGCTGATGGTCAGCTTGGGGATTGCCTTGTCTGAATCCACCGGCATTCAATATGTTTGGCCGGTTGTGATTTTGCTGATGATGATCCGCCCCCGGTTCATGTGCTTTGCCTATGGAGGTGGGATTGTCGGGGTCTTGAGTCTGCTGCTCAAAGGCCTGGCCGAATTGGTGCCGACAGTGGCGAGTTTTCCGCTGGCTGCCGGGCTGATGGCCGTAGATTTGCCTTCATTAATGGCCTTGGTAGCACTGCTACACCTCACCGAAAGCTTCCTGATTTTTGTCAGCGGTCATATCAATGCCAGCCCGATTATTATGGAGTCACCCCGGGGTGAGGTTGTCGGTGGCTTTATGCTTCAGCGTTTCTGGCCGCTGCCGTTGGCGGCGTTATTGGCCATGTCCGTCAGTCCGGAGCTAATTAGCGGCGACAGTATTGCCATGCCCGACTGGTGGCCGCTGCTCCAGCCGGGAGTTACGCCCGAGCCGGGAAGTGAGCTTTTGTTGACGGTGTTGCCGATTGTTGCTGCCCTGGGGTACTCGGATATTGCAGTTGCCCATAGTCCCAAAGAGAAAAGCAGGATTTCTGCCCGCAACTTGTTGCTGTACAGCATTGTTTTGCTGGGGCTAGCTTTGATTGCTGGCCATTGGCGGTTTCTGCAATTGCTGCCGGTATTGTTCGCGCCCCTAGGGCACGAATATCTGATTCAGGTGGGGAACAGCCGCGAGTGGGCCAAACAACCCCGCTACCGGGGCAGGGCCCGGGGGGTCACCCTGTTGACGGTTTTACCGGGTTCGCCAGCCGCAGACAAGGGACTGAATACTGGATGGGTAGTTTTAAATGTCAATGGTTATGATGTAAACACCCGCCGGGAATTGGAAACAGCGCTGCAGTCTTTTCCCGGGCTTGCAGATTTGGAAATGGTTTCGCCGGAAGGGGAACACAAGCAGGTGCAGGTTCATCAGCGTTCTGGTCGTCTGGGACTGGTGCCGATGCCTGATCCCGATGAACAGGGAACTTTTCTTAAACTACAAAGCAAAGGCTTTTTATCCCGCAAATGGGAGCAATGGCGAAAACGATAATTATGTAAACCAGGGGCGAACAAAAATTCGCCCCTGGTCTTTTAATTAAGATTCATTACTGGTATAATCCTGCTGAAGGAGTGATTATCTTGCCGGAAGATAAATTTAAACTGGTTTCCGAGTTCCAGCCCCGGGGCGACCAGCCAAAAGCAATAGACCAGCTTGTCAGAGGACTCGAGGATAGTTACCGACACCAGACCTTGGTGGGGGTAACTGGCTCCGGCAAGACTTTTACCGTTGCCAATGTGATTCAGGCGGTGCAGCGGCCGACGTTGGTGATTGCCCACAATAAAACTTTGGCGGCTCAGTTGTGCAGTGAATTTAAAGAGTTCTTTCCTGAGAATGCTGTCGAATATTTTGTCAGTTATTATGATTACTATCAACCGGAGGCGTATATTCCCCATACCGATACTTATATCGAAAAAGACGCGGCGATAAACGAGGAGATTGATAAATTGCGTCATTCGGCCACCAGCGCCCTTCTGGAACGTCGGGATGTGATTGTTGTGGCCAGTGTTTCTTGTATTTACGGCCTCGGCTCGCCGGTGGAATACAGAAAGCATGTTCTGTCCTTGCGCACCGGCAGCGAACACCAGCGGGAGCAGGTGCTGCGGCGTTTGGTTGAAATGCAGTATGCCCGCAATGATGTGGACTTCCACCGGGGGACTTTTCGTGTCCGCGGCGACGTTTTGGAGGTTTTCCCGGCGGGAAACAGCGAACGGGCATTGCGGATTGAGTTCTTTAGCGATGAAATTGAACGCATAACAGAAATCGATGTTCTTACTGGCGAGATACTGGGGGCGCGCAGTCATGCCGCAATCTTCCCTGCATCTCACTTTGTTACCTCCCGGGATTTGATGGATAAGGCATTGCAGAGCATCGAGGTGGAGTTGGAGGAGCAATTGCAGCTGCTCCGCTCCCAGGGCAAGCTGCTTGAAGCCCAACGCTTGGAACAGCGGACCCGCTATGATATGGAAATGATGCAGGAGATGGGGTTCTGTCAGGGGATTGAAAATTACTCCCGGCATTTGGCAGGGCGGGAACCGGGCAGCCGGCCTGATACGCTGCTGGATTACTTCCCCGATGATTTTTTGCTGGTTGTGGACGAGTCCCATGTCACCTTGCCCCAGGTCCGGGGTATGTACAATGGCGACCGCTCCCGCAAGGAAACCTTGGTGGCCCATGGGTTTCGGCTTCCTTCAGCTATGGACAACCGGCCCTTACAATTCCCTGAGTTTGAGGCCTTAATTCCCCAGGCGCTATATGTATCGGCGACTCCCGGACCGTATGAGCAGGAACACAGCAGCCAAATGGTGGAGCAGATTATCCGCCCCACCGGCCTGGTTGATCCGGAAGTGGAAATTAAGCCGGTCACTGGTCAGGTGGACGATTTGCTGGAGGAAATTCGCCAGCGGGTAGCCTGGAAGGAGCGGGTACTGGTTACCACCCTGACCAAGCGCATGGCCGAAGATCTGACCGATTATCTCAAAGAAGCGGGAATTCGTGTGCGCTATCTCCACTCAGAAATTGATACCCTGGAGCGGATGGCAATCATCCGTGATTTGCGTCAAGGCGAGTTTGATGTCCTGGTGGGCATCAACTTGTTGCGGGAAGGCCTGGACTTGCCTGAAGTTTCGTTGGTGGCAATTCTCGATGCAGATAAGGAAGGGTTTTTACGTTCCGACCGTTCGTTAATTCAGACCATGGGGCGGGCAGCCCGCAATGTCCGGGGACGGGTGGTTATGTATGCCGACCAGGTTACCGACTCCATGCAGCGGGCGGTGGAGGAGACCTATCGCCGGCGGGAGCTACAGATTGAGTTTAACGAAAAGCATGGGATTGTCCCGCAAACCATAAACAAGGGGATTCGTGCTGTTATCGAGGCGACAAAGGCAGCCGAGTCCACAACAAAATATGAAGCAAAAACTATGGAAGCTGATGAACGCACCCAGTTGATTAAACGCCTGGAGAAAGAGATGGAAGATGCTGCCAAGGAGCTGGAGTTTGAGCAGGCCGCCTATCTCAGGGACATAATAATCAAGTTGCGGAGCGAGAAATGACGGAGGCGAAAACATGGCCAAAAATATTACTGTTAAGGGCGCACGCGTCCACAATCTGAAGAATATAAATTTGGAAATACCCCGGGACAAACTTGTGGTTATGACCGGACTCAGCGGGTCGGGTAAGACTTCCCTGGCCTTTGATACAATCTACGCAGAGGGTCAGCGACGTTATGTGGAGTCCCTTTCGGCCTATGCCCGCCAGTTTCTCGGGCAAATGGACAAACCTGATGTTGACAGCATCGAGGGCCTGTCCCCGGCAATTTCCATCGATCAGAAGACCACCAGTCGCAATCCCCGTTCCACAGTGGGAACAGTGACAGAGATTTACGATTATTTACGCCTGCTCTTTGCACGCATTGGACACCCCCATTGTCCTAATTGTAGGCTTGCCATCAGCCAGCAAACAGTGGAGCAGATGGTGGACAGCATCCTGCAGCTGCCGGAGGGAAGCAAAATTCAAATACTAGCTCCCATGGTGCGGGGGCGCAAGGGGGAGCATGTCAAGACCCTGGAATCTCTGCGCAAGGATGGTTATGTGCGGGTGCGGATTGATGGCGACGTTCATTTGCTGGAGGATGAAATTAAGCTGGAAAAGAACAAAAAGCACAATATTGAAGTGGTAATTGACCGCTTGGTTGTGCGTCCGGAAATTCAGCAACGGCTGGCCGATTCTTTAGAGACCGCTTTGAAGTTGGCGGGCGGGATTGTGTTTGTCAACCTGCTGGAGGAGCAAAAGGATCTCACCTTCAGCCAGAATTTTGCCTGTAGCGCCTGCGGCTTCAGCTTTGAAGAGATTTCGCCGCGGATGTTTTCCTTCAACAGTCCCTTTGGCGCCTGTCCCGAGTGTAGCGGGCTCGGCTACCACAAACAGCCCGACCCTGACCTGGTGATTCCCGATTGGAGCAAGAGCATCAACCAGGGGGCAGTGGCGGTCTGGAGCCATAATAACGATTCCTTCTACATGCAACTGCTGCGCCAGGTTGCTGCGGCCCGGGATATCGACCCGGATATGCCATTCAGCAAGTTGACGCAAGACCAGCGCAAACTGATACTGCATGGCACTGATGGCACTTTCACTGTCACCTACTCCCCTTTCCGTGGGCGCAGCCGCACCTATGATACCCGCTACCGGGGCGTATTGAGCTGGCTGAAAAACCGCTACCGGGACACCAGTTCCAATGATGTCCGTGAATTCATTGAGCAGTTCATGAGCGAGCGTCCTTGCCCTGCCTGTCAGGGACGCCGCCTGAAACCTGAAAGTCTGGCGGTGCTGGCCGGCGGCAAGAATATCGCTCAAGTCACAGCCCAGACCATCAGCGGCGCCCAGGATTATTTCGCCGGACTGGAGTTGAGCAAGCGAGAGCAAATGATAGCGCGCTTAATTCTCAAGGAAATTAATGAACGACTGGGCTTTCTGATTGACGTTGGACTGGATTATCTTACCCTTGACCGCAGCGCCGGCACTTTGTCTGGCGGAGAAGCCCAGCGTATTCGGCTTGCAACCCAGATTGGTTCCGGCCTGGTGGGAGTGTTATATATTCTTGACGAGCCCAGCATCGGCTTGCATCAGCGGGATAACGCCCGCTTGTTGGCAACCCTGAAAAGGCTGCGTGATTTGGGTAACACTTTAATTGTGGTGGAGCATGACGAGGATACGATGCGGGAGGCAGATTGGATTGTGGATATCGGGCCCGGGGCAGGCAACGCCGGCGGCGAAGTTATTGCTCAGGGACCGATGGAGGCAATCATTGCCGAGCCGCGCTCAATAACCGGTCAATATTTGAGCGGCGCCCGTCAAATTCCTGTACCGCCCCAGCGTCGGGGAGGTAGTGGACAGTTGCTCACGGTAGTCGGCGCCCGGGAAAACAACTTACAGAACATCGACGTGTCCTTTCCCTTGGGCAAATTCATCTGCGTTACCGGCGTTTCCGGTTCCGGTAAAAGCACATTGGTTACCGAAGTGCTGTACAAGGCCCTGGCTCAGCAGCTTAGTTCAACCCGGATCAAGCCCGGGGCGTTTGAACGTCTGGAAGGATTGGAAGCGGTGAATAAGGTCATCGAAATTGACCAGTCGCCCATCGGGCGCACTCCCCGGTCCAACCCGGCCACCTACACAGGCGTCTTTGATCATATTCGGGCACTCTATGCCGAAACCACCGAAGCAAAAACCCGGGGCTACAAACCAGGGCGCTTTAGCTTCAATGTCAAGGGCGGCCGCTGCGAGGCGTGTCGGGGAGATGGGATTATTAAGATAGAAATGCATTTTCTGCCTGATGTTTACGTGCCCTGTGAGGTTTGTCATGGCGCCCGTTATAATAGAGAAACACTGCAGATTAAGTTTAAGGGGAAGACCATTGCCGATGTGCTCAATATGCAGGTCGAGGAAGCGCTTGAGTTCTTTGCCAATATTCCCCGCATAAAACGCAAATTACAGACTATATACGATGTTGGACTTGGATATATCCGCCTGGGGCAGCCGGCAACAACGCTATCCGGCGGCGAAGCCCAGCGGGTCAAGCTGGCCACGGAGCTCAGCCGGCGCAGCAACGGCGGTACGGTTTACATCTTGGATGAGCCCACCACCGGCTTGCACATCGATGATGTGTCTCGGCTGCTGCGGGTTCTGGAACGCCTGGTTGATGAGGGCGCAACGGTGGTGGTTATCGAGCATAATCTCGATGTGGTAAAGACCGCTGATCACCTGATCGATTTGGGACCCGAAGGCGGGGACCGGGGCGGCACTGTTGTTGCCACAGGAACACCGGAACAAGTGGCTGCCTGCGCTGATTCCTATACCGGTCAGTTTTTAGCGCCGGTACTCCGGCAGGGAGGCGAGTAAATTGGATTTGCAGGCCAAGGCAAAAAATTTCCCGGCGATGCCTGGGGTGTACACCTTTAAGGATCAAGATGGAAAGGTCCTTTATGTGGGCAAGGCCAAGAACCTGCGAAATCGGGTGCGCTCCTATTTTAGTCCGGGCAATCGGGAGCAAAAGGCCTGGACGTTGCGCAAATACGCCGCCGACATTGACTATGTTGTAACTGTTACCGAAGTGGAAGCGTTGTTGCTGGAGTCCCATTTGATAAAAAAATATCGCCCCCGCTACAATGTCCGCCTCAAGGATGACAAGGATTATCCCTATATCAAGCTTGACTTGGAAGAAGATTACCCCCGGCTGGAAATAGTTCGGAAGATGAAGCGGGATAAGGCACGTTATTTTGGACCCTATCCCAATGCAGGGGTGGTCAATGAAACTGTGCGTTTGGCGAATAAATTATTTCCGCTACGGACCTGCGGCGACTGGCGAAACAAGCCGCGGCCCTGTCTCAATTTCCACATTAAACGCTGCCTGGCCCCGTGTCAGGCCAAGGTGAGTCCTGAAGAATACCGACAGCTGCTGGACCAGGTAATAATGTTTCTCGAGGGCAAGCATCAAGAGTTGCTTGCTTCCCTTAAGGCACGCATGGAAGCAGCAGCGAGGGAGTTAGAATTTGAAATGGCGGCTGAAATTCGAGATCAGATTGAAGCTCTGGAAAAGCTGGCAGCCAGTCAGCG
The sequence above is drawn from the Bacillota bacterium genome and encodes:
- a CDS encoding PDZ domain-containing protein, translated to MPPLWELFELVVQSYVYAILGVGMGTLFPFLLMIVLTIVFMQHNRQAQLETQLFGMPFSRPLRQTLVSLGYGLIGGLLASMLMVSLGIALSESTGIQYVWPVVILLMMIRPRFMCFAYGGGIVGVLSLLLKGLAELVPTVASFPLAAGLMAVDLPSLMALVALLHLTESFLIFVSGHINASPIIMESPRGEVVGGFMLQRFWPLPLAALLAMSVSPELISGDSIAMPDWWPLLQPGVTPEPGSELLLTVLPIVAALGYSDIAVAHSPKEKSRISARNLLLYSIVLLGLALIAGHWRFLQLLPVLFAPLGHEYLIQVGNSREWAKQPRYRGRARGVTLLTVLPGSPAADKGLNTGWVVLNVNGYDVNTRRELETALQSFPGLADLEMVSPEGEHKQVQVHQRSGRLGLVPMPDPDEQGTFLKLQSKGFLSRKWEQWRKR
- the uvrB gene encoding excinuclease ABC subunit UvrB → MPEDKFKLVSEFQPRGDQPKAIDQLVRGLEDSYRHQTLVGVTGSGKTFTVANVIQAVQRPTLVIAHNKTLAAQLCSEFKEFFPENAVEYFVSYYDYYQPEAYIPHTDTYIEKDAAINEEIDKLRHSATSALLERRDVIVVASVSCIYGLGSPVEYRKHVLSLRTGSEHQREQVLRRLVEMQYARNDVDFHRGTFRVRGDVLEVFPAGNSERALRIEFFSDEIERITEIDVLTGEILGARSHAAIFPASHFVTSRDLMDKALQSIEVELEEQLQLLRSQGKLLEAQRLEQRTRYDMEMMQEMGFCQGIENYSRHLAGREPGSRPDTLLDYFPDDFLLVVDESHVTLPQVRGMYNGDRSRKETLVAHGFRLPSAMDNRPLQFPEFEALIPQALYVSATPGPYEQEHSSQMVEQIIRPTGLVDPEVEIKPVTGQVDDLLEEIRQRVAWKERVLVTTLTKRMAEDLTDYLKEAGIRVRYLHSEIDTLERMAIIRDLRQGEFDVLVGINLLREGLDLPEVSLVAILDADKEGFLRSDRSLIQTMGRAARNVRGRVVMYADQVTDSMQRAVEETYRRRELQIEFNEKHGIVPQTINKGIRAVIEATKAAESTTKYEAKTMEADERTQLIKRLEKEMEDAAKELEFEQAAYLRDIIIKLRSEK
- the uvrA gene encoding excinuclease ABC subunit UvrA, with translation MAKNITVKGARVHNLKNINLEIPRDKLVVMTGLSGSGKTSLAFDTIYAEGQRRYVESLSAYARQFLGQMDKPDVDSIEGLSPAISIDQKTTSRNPRSTVGTVTEIYDYLRLLFARIGHPHCPNCRLAISQQTVEQMVDSILQLPEGSKIQILAPMVRGRKGEHVKTLESLRKDGYVRVRIDGDVHLLEDEIKLEKNKKHNIEVVIDRLVVRPEIQQRLADSLETALKLAGGIVFVNLLEEQKDLTFSQNFACSACGFSFEEISPRMFSFNSPFGACPECSGLGYHKQPDPDLVIPDWSKSINQGAVAVWSHNNDSFYMQLLRQVAAARDIDPDMPFSKLTQDQRKLILHGTDGTFTVTYSPFRGRSRTYDTRYRGVLSWLKNRYRDTSSNDVREFIEQFMSERPCPACQGRRLKPESLAVLAGGKNIAQVTAQTISGAQDYFAGLELSKREQMIARLILKEINERLGFLIDVGLDYLTLDRSAGTLSGGEAQRIRLATQIGSGLVGVLYILDEPSIGLHQRDNARLLATLKRLRDLGNTLIVVEHDEDTMREADWIVDIGPGAGNAGGEVIAQGPMEAIIAEPRSITGQYLSGARQIPVPPQRRGGSGQLLTVVGARENNLQNIDVSFPLGKFICVTGVSGSGKSTLVTEVLYKALAQQLSSTRIKPGAFERLEGLEAVNKVIEIDQSPIGRTPRSNPATYTGVFDHIRALYAETTEAKTRGYKPGRFSFNVKGGRCEACRGDGIIKIEMHFLPDVYVPCEVCHGARYNRETLQIKFKGKTIADVLNMQVEEALEFFANIPRIKRKLQTIYDVGLGYIRLGQPATTLSGGEAQRVKLATELSRRSNGGTVYILDEPTTGLHIDDVSRLLRVLERLVDEGATVVVIEHNLDVVKTADHLIDLGPEGGDRGGTVVATGTPEQVAACADSYTGQFLAPVLRQGGE
- a CDS encoding PDZ domain-containing protein yields the protein MASVLGRQVCLYMNKQRIYKVLAVILVVGLLASGSVLGFVFGYSRGINSQQAMWRSGEWGKLNDALYHIENFYINESDREQLLEGALRGLVDSLEDPYSSYLNAEEMEEMEISSGGSYSGIGVEVTMEDNRITILAPFRGSPAEDAGLMPGDKIVEVDGRNLEGMNLDDAIKYIRGEAGTELTLGIIREGRANIFHVTLTRAEIHRSSVEYQMLTNDIGYLNLTRFADGSTEEFAQAVTDLRSQGMDGLILDLRGNPGGYLDVAINIARQVVPEGLIVYTKDRDGERTSEFRSNLRERGYPMVLLVDELSASASEILAGALKDSDGAVLVGANTYGKGTIQRYYELGDGSVVKLTMSRFYTPNGLRIDGNGVAPDYEVELEAAARLPHLPFLGTIEPGDDKLNVVQLQMMLEALDYYQGEATGYYDEATVAAVRAFQNANNLSASGLVDRQTTERLNQRWETYSRDADTQLAKARELIQDLIRQEN
- a CDS encoding ABC transporter permease, yielding MKLRNVSHFFREAGVGIWRNGWMSFASIVVVVLTLLIMGSFTIINLNIQAITDEIKSQVEIIAYLEEETEEEPEAVDELRSQLTALNGVQQVSYVTKDEALDRLRERLGDRAGITDGLERNPLPSSFEVRPHDPEQTAQLAASIAALPGVESVDFGQEIVDQLLAFTDGVQMFGYAIIAFLGVISLFLIANTIKLTVYSRRRQINIMKFVGATDWFIRWPFILEGVFLGFLGALITYLILFYGYSVLYQNASAWMYHNFMSVRMVVPEVASRELLRILFAMGAGIGAVGSGISVRRFLKV